The following are encoded in a window of Psilocybe cubensis strain MGC-MH-2018 chromosome 4, whole genome shotgun sequence genomic DNA:
- a CDS encoding Cytochrome b5: protein MSADKIVTLEELRAHKSRDKLYILIHGKVYNVTKFLDEHPGGDEVLLAEGGMDATEAFEDVGHSDEARALLPGMLVGSFEEGALKSGAASAHGAKVATAVEQGSNLMYFVPLGLLGAYFAWQYYSGSA, encoded by the exons ATGTCCGCCGACAAGATCGTTACCCTTGAGGAGCTCCGTGCCCACAAGTCCAGAGACAAGCTGTACATCCTCATCCACGGCAAAG TCTACAACGTAACAAAGTTCTTGGACGAG CACCCTGGAGGAGATGAGGTTTTGCTTGCCGAGGGTG GTATGGACGCGACAGAGGCGTTCGAGGACGTCGGTCACTCCGACGAGGCGCGCGCCCTCCTCCCCGGAATGCTCGTTGGTAGCTTCGAAGAAGGAGCT TTGAAGTCTGGTGCTGCCTCAGCCCATGGCGCAAAAGTGGCCACTGCCGTCGAGCAAGGATCAAA TCTCATGTACTTTGTTCCTCTCGGTCTGCTAGGTGCCTACTTCGCATGGCAGTACTACAGCGGTTCTGCCTAG
- a CDS encoding Ribonuclease 3: protein MGFPILRRQSILRSHRFPLLHLSTPSLHRALVPDPSSFRFLSDAGVLEAMTISLKPDFGVGDHLFPALPRIHSLAIQQQIYTHRSFFARAAHVFEDAHNDLSMDNEKFEHLGDSVLQMAITTLLIEMYPGLRVGPATKIRSMIVANYTLAQISFRYKLHDNLRLHPAQAVTLRASTNIRANVFEAFVGGLYLDQGLEVVSAWIKPLFRPYAAEAYRVIREQHGLPPISPSSQLNSGRSDRLAPRHHPGHPSGIGNWSTGIGAGNTPHSEPSDLMNLTTIGHLALFNQYLQKTGRQVEWIYSDGTDTSAGDASNSDNENVKGTKATPVWNVKVHVDGQFYGCGRGNTKKYARNEAAKEGLRLLGIEKFVQQHRWPGGLSIYSADLR from the exons ATGGGTTTTCCCATCCTCAGACGCCAGAGCATACTGCGTAGTCATCGTTTCCCCCTCCTGCACTTGTCAACACCGTCCTTGCATCGAGCGCTCGTTCCTGATCCATCGTCGTTCAGATTCCTCTCCGACGCCGGAGTGCTAGAGGCTATGACTATATCGTTGAA GCCCGATTTCGGTGTAGGCGACCATCTCTTCCCCGCGCTTCCTCGTATCCACTCTCTGGCAATCCAACAACAGATTTATACACACCGCAGCTTTTTTGCAAGAGCAGCTCATGTGTTCGAAGATGCGCATAACGATTTAAGCATGGATAACGAAAA GTTTGAACATTTGGGGGACTCAGTGTTGCAAATGGCCATCACGACTCTTTTGATAGAGATGTACCCAGGTTTAAGGGTTGGACCAGCCACA AAAATCAGGTCTATGATTGTCGCAAACTATACCCTCGCTCAAAT ATCATTCAGGTATAAATTGCACGATAACCTCCGCTTGCACCCAGCACAGGCCGTCACACTTCGTGCTTCGACAAACATCCGAG CCAATGTATTTGAG GCCTTCGTGGGCGGCCTATACCTCGATCAAGGACTGGAAGTCGTGAGCGCCTGGATTAAACCGCTATTCCGCCCATATGCTGCGGAGGCATACCGAGTCATTCGCGAACAGCACGGGCTCCCACCCATATCGCCTTCCTCCCAACTTAACAGCGGAAGGTCTGACAGACTCGCGCCCCGTCACCATCCCGGCCACCCATCAGGCATCGGGAACTGGAGCACTGGTATAGGAGCAGGAAATACCCCGCACTCTGAACCCAGCGACCTCATGAACCTGACAACGATCGGTCACCTCGCTCTGTTCAATCAGTACCTGCAGAAGACGGGCCGACAGGTGGAGTGGATTTACTCTGACGGCACTGATACCTCGGCTGGAGATGCGAGTAACAGTGACaatgaaaatgtcaaggGCACAAAGGCCACTCCGGTGTGGAACGTCAAAGTTCATGTCGACGGACAATTCTACGGATGTGGGCGCGGGAACACGAAGAAGTACGCCCGAAACGAAGCGGCCAAAGAGGGATTGCGCTTGCTGGGCATAGAG AAATTTGTGCAACAGCATCGCTGGCCAGGGGGACTCTCCATATACTCTGCAGACTTGCGCTAG